A single region of the Gopherus evgoodei ecotype Sinaloan lineage chromosome 3, rGopEvg1_v1.p, whole genome shotgun sequence genome encodes:
- the LOC115648866 gene encoding LOW QUALITY PROTEIN: N-acylneuraminate-9-phosphatase-like (The sequence of the model RefSeq protein was modified relative to this genomic sequence to represent the inferred CDS: substituted 2 bases at 2 genomic stop codons) — protein MGLQGVKAVFFDLDNTLVDTAAAGRRAIEEVINILQSKHQCDEGEAHMICNKVQEKLLKECHDPAKVCITDLRISHWERSNTRTKGVXGXSNLAAECYFLWKTTRLQHLTLTEETRSMLTELRKMVRLLLLTNGDKLTQREKIEACACQPYFDAIVVGGEQKEEKPAPSIFHHCCDLLGVQPWDCVMVGDSLDTDIQGGLNAGLKATVWINKTMTMPVNTYPLPHYIISSVLDLPALLQNMDHKMNAKLETDSINDIHDSASIESKKC, from the exons atggggctgcagggggtcaAGGCCGTGTTCTTCGATCTGGACAACACGCTCGTCGACACGGCCGCGGCGGGCCGGcgggctatagaggag gtaataaatattttgcaatcaAAACATCAGTGTGATGAAGGAGAAGCTCACATGATTTGTAATAAGGTCCAAGAAAAACTCCTCAAAGAGTGTCATGATCCAGCTAAAGTGTGCATTACTGATTTAAGGATCTCACATTGGGAAAGAAGCAATACAAGAACAAAGGGTGTGTGAGGCTAATCGAATCTGGCGGCAGAATGTTATTTCCTTTGGAAAACTACACGCTTACAGCATCTAACCCTAACAGAGGAGACAAGAAGCATGCTTACTGAACTTCGAAAAATGGTCCGCTTGCTTTTATTAACTAATGGAGACAAACTCACTCAGAGGGAGAAGATTGAAGCATGTGCCTGTCAACCATACTTTGATGCTATTGTTGTGGGAGGAGAACAGAAAGAAGAGAAACCAGCACCATCTATATTTCATCATTGTTGTGATCTACTCGGGGTACAGCCTTGGGACTGTGTGATGGTTGGTGACTCACTAGATACAGATATTCAAGGAGGCCTGAATGCAGGTTTGAAAGCAACTGTCTGGATAAATAAAACAATGACAATGCCAGTAAACACTTATCCGTTACCTCATTATATAATTTCTTCTGTTCTTGATCTTCCAGCACTCTTACAGAATATGGACCACAAAATGAATGCTAAGTTAGAAACTGACAGTATTAATGACATACATGACAGTGCCAGTATAGAATCTAAGAAATGCTAA